The following proteins are encoded in a genomic region of Chitinivorax sp. PXF-14:
- a CDS encoding SAM-dependent methyltransferase: MQDKHEIRPGQSIELLKELHILTRDGKMNQDSRRKLKQVYHLYQFIEPLLQEVRKDHPDVSLVDHGAGKSYLGFILYDLFFKDLKDQSHIYGIETRDELVHKSQELAHRLGFGGMSFLNLSVAESTESEQLPATVDVVTALHACNTATDDAIHFALKKQARFIVLVPCCQAEVASVLRKNKGRSLAQSALTEIWRHPIHTREFGSQITNVLRCLQLEAHGYQVTVTELVGWEHSMKNELIVASYKNLPRRRPAERLNEVLATLGLEEMRERFFTGTAV; this comes from the coding sequence ATGCAAGACAAGCACGAAATCCGTCCCGGCCAGTCGATCGAGCTCCTGAAGGAGCTGCACATCCTCACCCGCGACGGCAAGATGAATCAGGACAGCCGCCGCAAGCTCAAGCAGGTCTACCACCTGTACCAGTTCATCGAGCCGCTGCTGCAGGAGGTCAGGAAGGATCATCCGGACGTCAGCCTGGTCGACCACGGCGCCGGCAAGTCCTACCTCGGCTTCATCCTCTACGACCTGTTCTTCAAGGACCTGAAGGACCAGTCGCACATCTACGGCATCGAGACCCGCGACGAACTGGTGCACAAATCGCAGGAACTCGCACACAGGCTGGGCTTTGGCGGCATGTCCTTCCTCAACCTGTCGGTGGCCGAATCGACCGAATCCGAGCAGCTGCCCGCCACGGTGGATGTCGTCACCGCGCTGCACGCCTGCAATACCGCGACCGACGACGCCATTCACTTCGCGCTCAAGAAACAGGCGCGCTTCATCGTGCTGGTGCCCTGCTGCCAGGCCGAGGTCGCCTCGGTGCTGCGCAAGAACAAGGGCCGCTCGCTCGCGCAAAGCGCGCTGACCGAGATCTGGCGCCACCCGATCCACACGCGCGAATTCGGCAGCCAGATCACCAATGTGCTGCGCTGCCTGCAACTCGAAGCGCATGGCTACCAGGTAACCGTGACCGAGCTCGTCGGCTGGGAACACTCGATGAAGAACGAGCTGATCGTCGCCAGCTACAAGAACCTGCCGCGCCGCCGCCCGGCCGAGCGCCTCAACGAGGTGCTGGCGACGCTAGGCCTGGAAGAGATGCGCGAGCGCTTCTTTACCGGCACGGCGGTCTAG
- a CDS encoding MAPEG family protein, which translates to MSATLVALLGYVLWTMLLLFVVINWRGMQVMFGGKRIDAFPADQPHGGPIWYRRLLRAHMNSLETLPLFAVVALTAAVTGASA; encoded by the coding sequence ATGTCGGCGACCTTGGTGGCCCTGCTGGGTTATGTGCTATGGACGATGCTGTTGCTGTTCGTGGTGATCAATTGGCGCGGCATGCAGGTCATGTTCGGCGGCAAGCGCATCGATGCCTTCCCGGCCGACCAGCCGCACGGGGGGCCGATCTGGTATCGGCGGCTGCTGCGCGCGCACATGAACAGCCTGGAGACCCTGCCGCTGTTCGCGGTGGTGGCGCTGACCGCGGCCGTCACGGGCGCATCGGCGTGA
- a CDS encoding prohibitin family protein, which translates to MEITGNVTGAGRGLLILIGALVVLWMISPFAVIPAGHRGVVTTFGKVDTVPLDEGLHLIVPIVNSVTKIDVRVMKSETEGDAASRDLQQVTTKIALNYHLQPSKVALTFQGVGLDVEAKIIDPAVEEAFKAVTAQYTAEELITKREDVRNRIRSLLAQRLGRHGIEIDEFSVTNFRFSHAFAQAIEAKTTADQLKLKANNDLERIKIEAEQKVTQARAEAEALKLQKQEVTAELIRLREIENQKLAIDKWDGKLPQTVASGAVPFIGVNAAR; encoded by the coding sequence ATGGAAATTACAGGCAATGTAACGGGTGCGGGGCGCGGGCTGCTGATCCTGATCGGCGCGCTGGTCGTGCTGTGGATGATCTCGCCTTTCGCCGTGATCCCCGCCGGGCATCGCGGCGTCGTCACCACCTTCGGCAAGGTGGACACGGTGCCGCTCGACGAAGGCCTGCACCTGATCGTGCCGATCGTCAACAGCGTGACGAAGATCGACGTGCGCGTGATGAAGTCGGAGACCGAGGGCGACGCCGCCTCGCGCGACCTGCAGCAGGTCACCACCAAGATCGCGCTGAACTACCACCTGCAGCCCAGCAAGGTGGCGCTGACCTTCCAGGGCGTGGGTCTCGACGTGGAGGCCAAGATCATCGACCCGGCCGTCGAGGAGGCGTTCAAGGCCGTCACCGCACAGTACACGGCCGAGGAACTGATCACCAAGCGCGAGGACGTGCGCAACCGCATCCGCAGCCTGCTGGCGCAACGCCTCGGGCGGCACGGCATCGAGATCGACGAATTCTCGGTGACCAATTTCCGTTTCTCGCACGCCTTCGCCCAGGCCATCGAGGCCAAGACCACGGCCGATCAGCTCAAGCTCAAGGCCAACAACGACCTCGAACGCATCAAGATCGAGGCAGAGCAGAAAGTCACCCAGGCACGCGCCGAAGCGGAAGCGCTCAAGCTGCAGAAGCAGGAAGTGACCGCCGAGCTGATCCGCCTGCGCGAGATCGAGAACCAGAAGCTGGCGATCGACAAATGGGACGGCAAGCTGCCGCAGACGGTGGCGAGCGGCGCCGTGCCGTTCATCGGGGTGAATGCGGCCAGGTAG
- a CDS encoding DUF1415 domain-containing protein: protein MNHEDIIAATRLWLEKAVIGLNLCPFAKSVYVKNQVRIVVSEARHMDAFLEELDRELQFLAEADPEQVDTTLLIHPTLWPDFELFNDFLELADQAVVDNDLDGVLQIASFHPHFQFAGTEPDDISNFTNRSPYPTLHLLREASIERAVEAFPDAAEIFERNIETLNKLGLAGWIALGLAAPNKPE from the coding sequence ATGAACCACGAAGACATCATTGCCGCTACCCGCCTGTGGCTCGAAAAGGCGGTGATCGGGCTCAATCTGTGCCCGTTCGCCAAGTCTGTGTATGTGAAGAATCAGGTACGCATCGTGGTGAGCGAGGCGCGCCACATGGATGCGTTCCTCGAAGAGCTCGACCGCGAGTTGCAGTTCCTGGCCGAGGCCGACCCGGAGCAGGTCGACACGACCCTGCTGATCCACCCGACGCTATGGCCGGATTTCGAGCTGTTCAACGATTTTCTCGAGCTGGCCGATCAGGCTGTCGTCGATAACGACCTCGATGGCGTGCTGCAGATCGCGAGTTTCCACCCGCATTTCCAGTTCGCCGGCACCGAGCCCGACGACATCAGCAACTTCACCAACCGTTCGCCCTATCCCACGCTGCACCTGCTGCGCGAAGCGAGCATCGAGCGCGCGGTCGAGGCATTCCCCGACGCGGCCGAGATTTTCGAGCGCAATATCGAGACGCTCAACAAGCTCGGCCTGGCGGGCTGGATCGCACTCGGCCTTGCCGCACCGAACAAGCCGGAATGA
- a CDS encoding adenine phosphoribosyltransferase, producing MPDSSYIHDRIRTVPDWPQPGVQFRDITPLLQDPKTFRVLVDIFVHRYMDYDLDLVAGVDARGFILGAVIAYELNLGFVPIRKKGKLPYLTVSEEYELEYGSATVEIHTDACRPGDRVLLIDDLVATGGTMIAAARLLTKLGASVVEAAAIVDLPELGGSKLVKAQGIPLYTVCDFAGH from the coding sequence ATGCCCGATTCCAGCTACATCCATGACCGCATCCGCACCGTGCCCGACTGGCCGCAGCCCGGCGTGCAGTTCCGCGACATCACGCCGCTGCTGCAGGACCCGAAGACCTTCCGCGTGCTGGTCGACATCTTCGTGCACCGCTACATGGATTACGACCTCGACCTGGTGGCCGGTGTCGACGCACGCGGCTTCATTCTCGGCGCGGTCATCGCCTATGAGCTCAATCTCGGGTTCGTGCCGATCCGCAAGAAGGGCAAGCTACCCTACCTGACCGTCAGCGAGGAATACGAGCTCGAATATGGCAGCGCCACAGTCGAAATCCATACCGATGCCTGCAGGCCCGGCGACCGCGTGCTGCTGATCGACGACCTGGTGGCCACCGGCGGCACCATGATCGCCGCCGCCAGGCTGCTGACCAAGCTCGGCGCCAGTGTGGTCGAGGCTGCCGCCATCGTCGACCTGCCCGAGCTCGGCGGCTCGAAGCTGGTCAAGGCGCAGGGGATACCGCTCTATACCGTGTGCGACTTCGCGGGGCATTGA